A stretch of Carnobacteriaceae bacterium zg-C25 DNA encodes these proteins:
- a CDS encoding peroxiredoxin, with amino-acid sequence MFITRKDYDKTFELFGTQPTLNDKAPDFTLPSTKGRNVSLDDLKGQVTILSVVPNINTRVCAIQTREFNQRASQLKGINFFTIARNTLDEFSQWCAGEGLDLENLSDVDGTFGKAYGLIMSELNLLARSVFVIDQSLNIAYMEIVSEMTDEPAYQAPIKKALELL; translated from the coding sequence ATGTTTATTACAAGAAAAGATTACGATAAAACATTTGAATTATTTGGTACGCAACCGACTTTAAATGATAAAGCGCCTGATTTTACGCTACCGTCTACAAAGGGGCGTAACGTGTCGCTGGATGATTTAAAAGGGCAAGTAACCATTTTAAGTGTGGTACCAAATATTAATACACGCGTGTGTGCGATACAAACACGTGAATTTAATCAACGCGCCAGCCAATTAAAAGGGATTAACTTTTTTACGATTGCACGAAATACGTTAGATGAGTTTAGTCAATGGTGTGCAGGAGAAGGATTAGATTTAGAAAATTTAAGCGATGTTGACGGGACTTTTGGAAAAGCTTACGGCTTAATCATGAGTGAATTAAATTTATTGGCACGCAGTGTATTTGTAATAGATCAATCGTTAAATATTGCCTATATGGAAATTGTGTCCGAAATGACAGATGAACCAGCGTATCAAGCGCCTATCAAAAAAGCGCTTGAATTGTTATAA
- a CDS encoding arginine--tRNA ligase: MDYKKIVAQAVFDVLSEHLTVEEVYQLIETPKYEKMGDLAFPCFTLAKTLRQAPNQIANDVVAKINSPYIEKQEAVGPYVNFFLAKDKVSNEVLSAILEQGASYGQLAIGNNETVVIDLSAPNIAKPMSMGHLRSTVIGNALNNIMQKVGYQTVKVNHLGDWGTQFGKLIVAYKLWGSKEAVLESPITELLRIYVKFHEEAETHPELEDDAREWFKKMEDGDKEALDLWEWFREESLKEFTHVYDKLEVTFDSYNGEAFYNDKMDKPVELLEQKGLLKVDNGATIVDLEAYQLNPALIKKSDGATLYMTRDLAAAMYRKETYNFAKALYVVGNEQSNHFKQLKAVLKESDLQWGEDLHHIAFGLITQNGKKLSTRKGKIVLLNEVLEESAGLALAQIEAKNPTLANKETVAKQVGYGAVVFHDLKNDRLNNFDFKLEEVVQFEGETGPYVQYSRVRALSILRKVDMASVPKGELTLTDDYAWEVIKQLRDFPAAIKRASELYEPSVIAKYVIHLAQVFNKYYANSTVLAEDDQLYARLVLVQSVSDVLKEGMRLLGIQMPDEM; the protein is encoded by the coding sequence ATGGATTATAAAAAAATAGTGGCACAAGCCGTTTTTGACGTGTTGTCAGAGCATTTAACAGTTGAAGAGGTATATCAATTAATTGAAACACCTAAATATGAAAAGATGGGCGATTTAGCGTTTCCATGTTTTACGCTAGCTAAAACATTGCGTCAAGCACCAAATCAAATTGCCAATGACGTTGTTGCTAAAATCAATAGCCCGTACATTGAAAAGCAAGAAGCAGTTGGTCCGTACGTCAACTTTTTCTTGGCAAAAGATAAAGTATCTAACGAAGTGTTAAGCGCTATTTTAGAACAAGGTGCTTCATACGGTCAGTTAGCCATCGGAAATAACGAAACAGTTGTCATTGACTTGTCGGCACCAAACATTGCTAAACCAATGTCAATGGGACATTTACGTTCTACGGTTATTGGAAATGCGTTAAACAATATTATGCAAAAAGTGGGTTATCAAACGGTTAAAGTGAATCACCTTGGTGACTGGGGAACACAATTTGGTAAATTGATTGTTGCGTATAAATTGTGGGGTTCAAAAGAAGCGGTTTTAGAAAGTCCAATTACTGAATTGTTACGCATTTATGTGAAGTTCCATGAAGAAGCAGAAACGCATCCTGAATTAGAAGATGACGCACGTGAATGGTTCAAAAAAATGGAAGACGGCGACAAAGAAGCGCTTGATTTATGGGAATGGTTTAGAGAAGAGTCGTTAAAAGAGTTTACACACGTATACGATAAATTAGAGGTAACATTTGACTCTTATAACGGTGAAGCGTTCTACAACGATAAAATGGATAAACCTGTCGAACTATTAGAACAAAAAGGATTGTTAAAAGTCGATAACGGTGCAACTATTGTTGATTTAGAAGCGTACCAATTAAATCCTGCTTTAATTAAAAAATCCGATGGTGCAACATTGTACATGACACGTGATTTAGCAGCAGCCATGTATCGTAAAGAAACGTATAACTTTGCAAAAGCGCTATACGTTGTTGGAAACGAGCAAAGCAACCACTTTAAACAGTTGAAAGCAGTTTTAAAAGAATCTGATTTACAATGGGGTGAGGATTTACACCACATCGCGTTCGGGTTAATTACGCAAAATGGTAAAAAATTATCGACGCGTAAAGGAAAAATCGTCTTGTTAAATGAAGTGTTGGAAGAGTCTGCAGGGTTGGCGTTGGCGCAAATTGAAGCAAAAAATCCAACGTTGGCTAACAAAGAAACGGTTGCTAAACAAGTCGGTTATGGTGCGGTAGTCTTCCACGATTTGAAAAATGATCGATTGAATAATTTTGACTTTAAGTTAGAAGAAGTTGTTCAATTTGAAGGGGAAACCGGTCCATATGTCCAATATTCACGTGTCAGAGCATTGAGTATTTTACGTAAAGTGGATATGGCAAGCGTTCCAAAAGGCGAGTTGACGTTAACAGATGATTACGCGTGGGAAGTGATTAAACAGTTGCGTGATTTCCCAGCGGCTATTAAACGCGCTAGCGAATTGTATGAGCCAAGTGTGATTGCGAAATACGTCATTCATTTGGCACAAGTGTTTAATAAATACTATGCTAATAGTACGGTTTTAGCAGAAGATGACCAATTGTACGCGCGTTTAGTGCTTGTTCAATCGGTGAGTGATGTGCTAAAAGAAGGTATGCGATTGTTAGGTATTCAAATGCCAGATGAAATGTAA
- a CDS encoding Gfo/Idh/MocA family oxidoreductase: MEKQLRIGVIGYGLRGNLAQVFHQPNGQSVITGFCELLNERMEKFKKDVTTDCFFTKNYKELLTRDDIDAILLLTEDHTHADMAVEILEAGKDLYLEKPMAISIEDCDRIIETWRKTNRKLMIGFNMRYMPMYETMKWYLDQGFIGDIKAIWVRHFVGRGGRYYYQDWHRNSKYTNSLLLQKASHDIDVIHMLANSYTKKVSALGKLDFYNDPKNFEDDGLKNQTDVDINVEDNNTMIMELENGVLATYMQCHFTPEYSRNYTIIGTKGRMENDDINQTITIKTRHTKALRDQSDLVIHMKPQLGHHDGGDERIVKAFVDYIFNDVEPNASVLDGRMSVAVGCQATKSLRNGGGILDIPKCDVY; encoded by the coding sequence ATGGAAAAACAATTACGTATCGGTGTGATTGGCTACGGGTTACGTGGTAACTTGGCGCAAGTTTTTCACCAACCAAATGGACAGTCCGTGATTACAGGATTTTGTGAATTATTAAATGAGCGAATGGAAAAATTTAAAAAAGATGTGACAACCGACTGCTTTTTCACAAAAAACTATAAAGAATTGCTCACACGCGACGACATTGACGCGATTTTATTATTAACAGAAGACCATACACATGCAGATATGGCGGTTGAAATATTAGAAGCCGGTAAAGATTTATATTTGGAAAAACCAATGGCAATTTCCATTGAAGATTGTGATCGCATTATCGAAACATGGCGCAAAACCAATCGCAAATTAATGATTGGGTTCAATATGCGCTATATGCCAATGTACGAAACAATGAAATGGTACTTAGACCAAGGCTTTATTGGTGACATTAAAGCCATTTGGGTGCGTCATTTTGTTGGACGTGGTGGTCGCTACTACTATCAAGATTGGCATCGCAATTCAAAATATACAAATTCACTATTATTACAAAAAGCATCACACGACATCGACGTCATTCACATGTTAGCCAATAGTTATACAAAAAAAGTATCTGCACTAGGAAAATTAGATTTTTACAACGATCCTAAAAACTTTGAAGATGACGGCTTAAAAAATCAAACAGATGTTGATATTAACGTTGAAGATAACAACACCATGATTATGGAATTGGAAAATGGTGTTTTGGCAACGTATATGCAATGCCATTTCACACCCGAATACTCTCGCAACTACACCATTATTGGTACAAAAGGTCGCATGGAAAATGATGACATTAATCAAACCATCACCATTAAAACGCGACATACTAAAGCGTTACGCGACCAAAGTGATTTAGTCATTCATATGAAACCGCAATTAGGACATCATGACGGTGGCGATGAACGCATTGTTAAAGCGTTTGTTGATTACATTTTTAACGACGTTGAACCAAATGCTTCTGTTCTTGACGGACGCATGAGTGTTGCCGTTGGTTGCCAAGCTACAAAATCATTGCGTAACGGCGGTGGTATATTAGACATTCCCAAATGTGACGTTTATTAA
- the ruvB gene encoding Holliday junction branch migration DNA helicase RuvB, with protein sequence MENVSVVTTGLFDDSEKQIELSLRPTRLNQYIGQERIKQELTIYIQAAKQRNETLDHVLLYGPPGLGKTTLAMVIANELGVNIRTTSGPAIERPGDLIAILNDLNAGDVLFIDEIHRLPRTIEEMLYSAMEDFYVDIVSGQGQAAQAIHFPLPPFTLIGATTKAGSLSAPLRHRFGIVSHLEYYDDAALTEIVKRSASIFDMAIEEEGALEIGRRSRGTPRIANRLLKRVRDYTQIHGDGIISKSLANDALTMLRVDDKGLDFVDRHLLESMMTLYDGGPVGLNTIAANIGEEPETIEDMYEPYLLQKGFLQRTPRGRVVTALAYEHLNKEKPC encoded by the coding sequence ATGGAAAATGTATCTGTGGTGACAACTGGATTGTTTGACGATTCAGAAAAACAAATTGAATTATCGTTGCGTCCAACACGTCTAAATCAGTACATTGGACAAGAACGCATTAAACAAGAATTAACGATATACATTCAAGCAGCAAAGCAACGTAACGAAACATTGGATCATGTCTTGTTATACGGTCCGCCAGGATTGGGAAAAACGACATTGGCAATGGTCATTGCCAATGAACTTGGCGTCAACATTCGTACGACGAGTGGACCAGCTATTGAACGTCCCGGAGATTTAATCGCCATTTTAAATGATTTAAATGCCGGTGATGTTTTATTTATTGATGAAATACATCGATTACCGCGTACCATTGAAGAAATGCTATATTCGGCTATGGAAGATTTTTATGTTGATATTGTTTCTGGACAAGGACAAGCAGCACAAGCCATTCATTTTCCATTACCACCATTTACACTCATTGGTGCAACTACAAAAGCAGGATCTTTATCGGCACCATTACGTCACCGTTTTGGTATCGTTTCGCATTTAGAGTATTATGACGATGCAGCTTTAACAGAAATTGTAAAACGTTCGGCTAGTATTTTTGATATGGCGATTGAAGAAGAGGGCGCACTAGAAATTGGACGACGTTCTCGTGGTACACCGCGTATTGCCAATCGATTGTTAAAACGTGTTCGTGATTATACACAAATTCATGGTGACGGTATCATTTCAAAATCGTTAGCCAATGATGCGTTGACGATGCTACGTGTTGATGATAAAGGACTTGATTTTGTCGATAGACATTTATTAGAGAGTATGATGACGTTATACGACGGAGGCCCAGTTGGATTAAATACAATTGCTGCCAATATTGGCGAAGAGCCAGAAACGATTGAAGATATGTATGAGCCTTATTTATTGCAAAAAGGCTTTTTACAACGGACGCCACGTGGTCGTGTTGTGACCGCTTTAGCGTACGAGCATTTGAATAAGGAGAAACCATGTTAA
- the trpS gene encoding tryptophan--tRNA ligase encodes MKQRIFSGVQPSGIPTIGNYIGAMKNFVQLQDDYDCIYCVVDQHAITVPQDPKVLKEQTRSLAALYIALGIDASKSTLFVQSEVPAHAQAAWIALCNVGIGELERMTQYKDKSAKQETVSAGLLCYPPLMAVDIALYDTHVVPVGEDQKQHIELTRDFVTRFNSRFGQGKDILVLPEALIQKEGARVMSLQDPSKKMSKSDTNTKAFVSLLDEPNVIRKKIKSAVTDSQGLVYFDKENKPAISNLLTIFSAFSNRSIDDLVLEYREGGYGKFKTDLAESIVAVLEPIQAKYKQLMASTELDDILDAGAKRANAIANETLKRMEKAIGLGR; translated from the coding sequence ATGAAACAACGTATTTTTTCTGGAGTACAACCAAGCGGTATTCCAACGATAGGTAATTATATTGGTGCAATGAAAAACTTTGTCCAATTACAAGATGACTATGACTGTATTTATTGTGTGGTTGATCAACACGCCATTACCGTTCCGCAAGATCCAAAAGTGTTGAAAGAACAAACGCGTTCATTAGCAGCGCTATATATTGCATTAGGCATTGATGCAAGTAAATCAACGTTATTTGTCCAATCAGAAGTGCCAGCACATGCACAAGCGGCATGGATTGCTTTATGCAATGTTGGTATTGGTGAGTTAGAACGTATGACGCAATATAAAGATAAATCAGCCAAACAAGAAACGGTATCCGCAGGATTATTATGTTACCCACCGTTAATGGCAGTGGATATTGCGTTGTATGACACACATGTTGTCCCAGTTGGTGAGGACCAAAAACAACATATCGAATTAACACGTGATTTTGTGACGCGTTTCAATTCTCGTTTTGGACAAGGTAAGGATATTTTAGTGTTGCCTGAAGCACTTATTCAAAAAGAAGGCGCACGTGTCATGAGTTTACAAGATCCGTCTAAAAAAATGTCAAAATCAGATACAAACACAAAAGCATTCGTGTCATTATTAGATGAACCCAATGTGATTCGTAAAAAAATTAAAAGTGCGGTAACAGACTCACAAGGGCTAGTTTACTTCGATAAAGAAAATAAACCTGCTATTTCAAATTTACTAACCATTTTTTCAGCGTTTAGCAATCGTTCAATTGATGACTTAGTATTGGAATATCGAGAAGGTGGCTATGGTAAATTTAAAACGGATTTAGCAGAAAGTATTGTTGCCGTTTTAGAACCAATTCAAGCAAAATATAAACAATTGATGGCATCAACTGAATTGGATGACATTTTAGATGCGGGTGCTAAACGTGCAAATGCCATTGCCAATGAAACGTTAAAACGTATGGAAAAAGCGATTGGATTGGGTAGATAG
- a CDS encoding MFS transporter produces MEHKKENYMSYVVMYLAYFASYALFTVLTPVYLTDKGYSTVDVSFVVSSGLLASMLLSTYVGRLSDKYGTKHINIVLLLISASFGILYMLMDQLILIALAYAATFCLMNVVNPAIEKVATMSRFRYGTIRVWGTIGFSLGTQVSGIIYGNFGAIALYSTFSIVMVITAMSLLFIPGVHGMQTTNVSDPSIHKSEYRLMSLLSQCNFMVYLLIGSLLYASANVSATHLPNMFKLDGLDVSQISTILSIAVLAEIPLMLYSHTFMDKLDSKQLMFLYLSAFGIQFAVYAYVPFVPLKIMVTLLCKHVMGMLFIMTNLKVIHMIIPLHSQMTALAIVSTLNSVSAVILQNVSGAILSVSSYTVFYTLLGVLCGASLLLLPLLKINEDKSVKLFN; encoded by the coding sequence ATGGAACATAAAAAAGAAAACTATATGAGTTATGTCGTTATGTATTTGGCGTATTTTGCATCGTATGCTTTGTTTACTGTATTGACGCCTGTTTATTTAACGGATAAAGGCTACAGTACGGTAGACGTTTCGTTTGTTGTTTCAAGTGGATTACTGGCGAGTATGTTATTATCCACTTATGTTGGACGATTAAGCGATAAATACGGTACAAAACACATCAATATTGTGCTTTTACTCATTTCTGCAAGTTTCGGGATTTTATATATGTTAATGGATCAATTGATTTTGATTGCTTTAGCGTATGCGGCAACATTTTGCTTAATGAATGTCGTCAATCCCGCCATTGAAAAAGTAGCGACAATGAGTCGGTTTCGTTATGGAACCATTCGTGTATGGGGGACAATCGGTTTTTCATTAGGCACACAAGTGAGTGGTATCATTTATGGCAATTTTGGAGCGATTGCTTTGTATTCGACATTTAGTATCGTGATGGTCATTACCGCAATGAGTTTACTCTTTATTCCGGGTGTTCATGGCATGCAAACAACTAACGTGAGCGATCCGTCTATTCATAAAAGCGAGTATCGATTGATGTCGTTATTGTCACAATGTAATTTTATGGTTTATTTATTGATTGGTTCACTGCTTTATGCCAGCGCGAATGTGAGCGCAACGCATTTACCCAATATGTTTAAACTAGACGGGTTGGATGTATCGCAAATTTCAACCATTTTATCCATTGCCGTATTGGCTGAAATTCCGTTAATGCTATATTCGCATACATTTATGGATAAATTGGATTCAAAACAACTCATGTTTTTATATTTAAGCGCATTTGGCATTCAATTTGCCGTATATGCCTATGTACCATTTGTACCTTTAAAAATTATGGTCACGCTACTTTGCAAACACGTCATGGGAATGCTTTTTATTATGACGAATTTAAAAGTCATCCACATGATTATCCCGTTACATTCACAAATGACCGCATTAGCCATTGTTTCCACACTCAACAGTGTGAGCGCCGTCATTTTACAAAATGTTTCAGGCGCCATTTTATCGGTCTCAAGTTATACCGTCTTTTACACGCTACTTGGGGTGTTGTGTGGTGCTTCGTTATTGTTATTACCACTTTTAAAAATTAATGAAGATAAATCGGTAAAATTATTTAATTAA
- the dinB gene encoding DNA polymerase IV has protein sequence MQIGILNFDHQKHDTTRKIIHIDMDAFYASVEMRDNPELKDKPVVIAKHPKLTHGRGIVSTCNYKAREYGIRSAMSAQKAYELCPHAHFIEGDITYYAQVSQQIRSIFKRYTDMIEPLSLDEAYLDVTVNKIGAKSAIYVAKCIQRDIYRELNLTCSAGVSYNKFLAKVASDYQKPAGLTTITPDEAQSFLKQLPIEKFYGVGRKSVEKLHEYGIFTGEDILMTDATILVKNLGKLGFLLLQRAHGIDHSVVKPTRQRKSLGRERTYFPELASEQQVQIAIRELSKSVTRQLQRVHLKGNVVTLKLRYSNFETQTRQKKLSRFIDEEQFIFQTAMELFEEYGNLEQTIRLIGVSVSGLEERVFEKVVLNFT, from the coding sequence ATGCAAATAGGAATTTTAAATTTTGATCATCAAAAACATGATACGACGCGAAAAATTATCCACATTGATATGGACGCTTTTTATGCTAGTGTGGAAATGCGTGATAACCCTGAACTAAAAGACAAGCCCGTTGTGATTGCTAAACATCCGAAATTAACGCATGGACGTGGTATTGTGTCAACGTGTAATTATAAAGCGCGTGAGTATGGCATACGTTCGGCGATGAGTGCGCAAAAGGCGTATGAATTGTGTCCGCATGCGCATTTTATAGAGGGCGACATTACTTACTACGCCCAAGTGTCCCAGCAAATTCGCTCCATTTTTAAACGATATACCGATATGATTGAACCGTTATCACTGGATGAAGCGTATTTAGATGTAACGGTCAATAAAATTGGTGCAAAAAGTGCGATATATGTTGCCAAATGTATTCAAAGAGATATTTATCGCGAATTAAATTTAACGTGCTCGGCTGGAGTGTCGTATAATAAATTTTTAGCCAAAGTAGCCAGTGACTATCAAAAACCTGCCGGATTAACGACGATTACCCCAGATGAAGCGCAATCGTTTTTAAAGCAGTTACCTATTGAAAAATTTTATGGTGTTGGACGAAAATCGGTTGAAAAGTTACACGAATACGGCATTTTTACAGGTGAAGATATTTTAATGACGGATGCGACAATATTGGTTAAAAACTTAGGAAAATTAGGCTTTTTGCTACTACAACGTGCGCATGGCATTGATCATTCCGTTGTTAAACCAACACGACAACGGAAATCGTTAGGTCGAGAACGCACCTATTTTCCGGAATTAGCCAGTGAGCAGCAAGTGCAAATTGCCATTCGTGAATTGTCAAAAAGTGTTACACGCCAGTTGCAACGCGTGCATTTAAAAGGAAACGTCGTGACGTTAAAATTACGGTATAGCAATTTTGAAACGCAAACACGTCAAAAAAAATTGAGTCGGTTTATTGATGAGGAACAGTTTATTTTTCAAACGGCAATGGAGCTTTTTGAAGAATATGGCAATCTTGAACAAACGATTCGTTTAATTGGTGTATCGGTGAGTGGGTTAGAAGAACGTGTTTTTGAAAAAGTTGTTTTGAATTTTACATGA